The Vicia villosa cultivar HV-30 ecotype Madison, WI unplaced genomic scaffold, Vvil1.0 ctg.000286F_1_1, whole genome shotgun sequence genome includes a region encoding these proteins:
- the LOC131626403 gene encoding uncharacterized protein LOC131626403 encodes MVTKGRLPRLPTEFLIEKALILTQERKEEDFEAVFALLMYELFLFPKINNFIDMNAIKIFMKNNPVPTLLGDTYYSIHLRNSDGKGMITCCTPFLYKWYISHMSDTFEFWSKKEGLKWSHKITTLTKTEIIWTNNHFCRMKTLVCCGYFPNVPLIGTKGAISYSPVLALRQFGFPMDKRPRTNFLDGFFLEERVENKEFRERIANAWHPSHRKEIKDWKTKGDLSPEPFDGWVTARAAELRMPILPGTSVPSAEKPPQPPVAPPTIESLQEALRKMKKSRDHCKRKFESTDAELGMIKESYEDMLKEKNDQLVLQDTWLIAKDATIAKYAKEKKRMQEEESIPLKEDAWKSIIEKLEKAELKKKKTQDDMDTSH; translated from the coding sequence ATGGTTACTAAGGGAAGATTACCTAGATTACCTACTGAGTTCTTAATTGAGAAAGCTCTCATCTTGAcacaagaaagaaaggaagaagactttgaaGCTGTTTTTGCCTTGTTGATGTATGAGTTGTTCTTGTTCCCTAAAATTAACAACTTTATTGATATGAATGCCATCAAGATCTTTATGAAGAATAATCCTGTTCCTACCTTGCTTGGGGACACTTACTATTCTATTCATCTCAGAAATTCCGAtggaaagggaatgattacctgttGTACTCCTTTTCTATATAAGTGGTACATATCTCATATGTCTGACACCTTTGAGTTCTGGAGCAAAAAAGAAGGTTTGAAATGGTCACACAAGATCACGACTCTTACCAAAACTGAAATTATTTGGACAAACAATCACTTTTGTAGGATGAAGACTTTGGTCTGCTGTGGTTATTTCCCtaatgtacccctcattggtacaaaaGGAGCAATCAGCTATAGCCCCGTGTTAGCTCTTCGTCAATTTGGGTTTCCTATGGACAAAAGACCAAGGACCAATTTTTTGGATGGGTTCTTTCTGGAAGAAAGAGTTGAAAACAAAGAGTTTAGAGAAAGGATTGCTAATGCTTGGCATCCAAGTcatagaaaagaaattaaagattggaaGACCAAAGGGGATCTCTCTCCTGAGCCCTTTGATGGTTGGGTCACTGCAAGAGCTGCTGAGTTGAGAATGCCTATTCTCCCTGGAACATCTGTCCCTTCTGCAGAGAAACCTCCCCAACCCCCTGTTGCTCCTCCAACAATTGAAAGCCTCCAAGAAGCTCTAAGGAAGATGAAGAAATCAAGAGACCATTGTAAGAGAAAGTTTGAAAGCACTGATGCTGAATTAGGAATGATAAAGGAATCCTATGAAGACATGCTGAAAGAAAAGAATGATCAACTAGTCCTTCAAGACACTTGGCTCATAGCTAAAGATGCTACTATTGCCAAATATGCAAAAGAGAAGAAAAGGATGCAAGAAGAAGAATCTATCCCTCTAAAAGAAGATGCATGGAAGAGTATTATTGAGAAACTAGAGAAGgccgagttgaagaagaagaagactcaaGATGATATGGATACTTCTCACTAA